The genomic segment TATGCATTGCCTTGTGCACAGTCAGCGCAGAGCTCCTACTGTAGGTTTTGCTGCACTGATTACATTTGTAGGGTTTTTCTTTTGAATGAATTCCTTGATGTTGTCTGAGAAGTGAGCTATCCCTGAAAGTTTTTCCACAGTCACggcattcatagggcttctccccagtatgaattcttttGTGCCGTGTAAGGTAAGAGGTTGAGCTGTAGGTTTTCTCACATTgattacatttaaaacatttttctctagTGTGGGTTCTCATGTGCAACTTCATGGATGAGTGGTTCTGTAATACTTTACCACATTGACTACATTGAAAGGATTTCTCCCTGTGAGTTTTTTTATGCTTCTTAAGGTCTAAGGTTGAAGTTAAGACTTCTCCACAGACACTGTAGTCACAGGATTTCTCTCTTGTATGTTGTCTCTTGCGCACAGCTACATAAGAGCTCTTGATGAAggtattttcatctttcttatatTCACAGGATTTTTCCCCATGAAGAATTTTGTCACATGGCTTAAGATGTGAACAATCTGTGAGGGCTTTCCCAGAGTCAAGGCATTGATGGGGTTTCTC from the Equus quagga isolate Etosha38 unplaced genomic scaffold, UCLA_HA_Equagga_1.0 HiC_scaffold_6191_RagTag, whole genome shotgun sequence genome contains:
- the LOC124232446 gene encoding zinc finger protein 525-like, which produces EQTHGGKSIEWCEIVEALSLKSSITQSQRIHPGEKPHQCLDSGKALTDCSHLKPCDKILHGEKSCEYKKDENTFIKSSYVAVRKRQHTREKSCDYSVCGEVLTSTLDLKKHKKTHREKSFQCSQCGKVLQNHSSMKLHMRTHTREKCFKCNQCEKTYSSTSYLTRHKRIHTGEKPYECRDCGKTFRDSSLLRQHQGIHSKEKPYKCNQCSKTYSRSSALTVHKAMHTGKKPYTCDDCGKTFSILPYLRRHERIHTGEKSFKCSHCGKALSSQSSLKTHLRIHTGEKPYKCDQCGKTFRMSSNLIVHKKIHTGEKPCKCNDCGKAFRDRSCLKEHVRIHTGEKPFLCNQCGKAFRIKSFLTLHKKIHMRMKEYE